ttagaggtttttaaggtcaggcttgacaaagctctggctgggatgatttagttgggtttggtcctgctttgagcagggggttagactagatgaccttcggagattttattttatataattggagatataccaatctcctaggactggaagggaccttgaaaggtcattgagtccagccccctgccttcactagcaggaccaatttttgccccagatccctaagtggccccctcaaggattgaacttacaaccctgggtttagcaggccaatgctcaaaccactgagctatccttcccccccatcccttccaaccctgagattctatgatgggaggggtgcaggggtggggatgagaggtttggggtgtgggagtgggctcagggctatggcagaggggtgggctgtggggtggggatgaggggttcatgatgcaggagggggctcagggttggggtagacggttagggtgtgggggatgagggctttggctggtgctggggatgaggggtttggggtgttggagaggctcagggctggggcagagggttagggtgcggtggaatgagggctctgtctgaactggggataaggtgtttgggatgtgggaggggctcagggctagggcatagagtgggggtgcaggggggtgtgagggctctgtatggggctggagatgaggggtttgtggtgttggagggggctcagggctggggcagagggttggggtgggggggaggatgagggctctggctgggactggggataaggtttGGCATGCTGGAGGGGCTCGAGTGGAGGgtgtgaaagctctggctgggagtgtgggcttgagtggggcagggatggggatgagtttggggtgcaggcaggctgctccaggacaggggccagagaggaggactctccccagccctttccctgccggcagcagcgagctctgggggaggagcccccctttcccgcccccccccccccagcagcacactcacccccaccactgtcactgcatgtggcccctctcaggtccaggaatctccctcgcctcccccatggtgggtgccggggggtgctgcgtgcgcctcctcccctgctgttgccttTGACtttagcctcactggggatggggatggtgctgcctccttgcccagcatggggcaggagctgtgactgtgggcggtgtgtgtgtgtggaggggggagggctgTGCTTGTGGAGAgtcccgctggaaaagggaagggtctgagtgggaagggcaggctcggagtcagtctgccctggcagtagtGGATGGGGGGCACTaggctgctgcagggaggcagcatggagctgcatggaagaggcagggacgctctgctccctccggggccTGGGGATGTGCACAGGACCAGCAAGGGGGGGTCAGGGGACACTCTGGGAggcacggggggggggctgggggggagacccagccccaaacattggtggagctgggcccctgggctctgaatattgctggtgcctgggcaccacGTGGGTATGGAACTCGCCGCCCATGGAAGAGAGACCCATTTTACTAGTGGGATTGGTAATATCTGCTGGATCCCAGTATTCCAGCAGGGGAATATTGAGACTCTGGAATCCTGGGTTCAGTTCTAGGTTCCAGAGGAGAGTATATTCTAGTGATTACACACCCTTCTGTTCCCATCTTCTGTTCTCCTCCCAGTTTTACATGCACATCCACTTACTTCCCTGTTCCCTTCTGCTTCCAGCCTGTGTCCTTCCTCTGTTCCTCGGATACAATGGGGTGAGTAAGGCTGCTTCTGCCACCTCCTTGCTCCCTTGATGCTAGCAGTTGAAAGCAAAAGGAGCAAGTGTCTCCATATTGGTGCTACAACAGAGGTGCAAGGATGGGAAAAGTTCTGCTCAGTCACAATATCATGACGGGACATGTGGAGTCCAGTCGGCATGTAGGAGCTGTATGGGGATGGCACAAACTCAGTGCAGATAGAagctggcagctaaattctccacaGACTAACACACCTCTATTGAAAATGTGCAAACTACAGTTTTCACTGGCTTTTAACTTGCCCATATGTAGGCAAATTTTTACAGTTACAGCAAAACACGCCTCCCTGACATCAGTTGATCTCCCTTGCCAAATTTCATATTCCTGTTACAGGGCTTATCAAAGAAATGGTTGTAAGAaaattttaacatgggcaaaacaatgtatttttccctaaacTCATTATCTagaatggctgaactgttttagTTGAAACTTTCATAAAAATTCAGTCCAAggggcagacacccagcatggaaaatttcagcctgaaaggTTAACGTTTGACAAAACTATAAGAAacaaggtcttataatggaaagtgttagtaTCACTATTTGCACTGCCAGTGCTGTTAGAACTACATAAACAGCAGACCCAAAGAGAGGGACATGAGAGAGAGATTTAGGAAGCTTGAAATGATATGGGGATCATTTCTTCAACATTTTATATAACCtctttttctaaactgaaaaacCCTTTAGGTCTTTATAGGATGAGGACAAATAAGTGAGGAACAGTAGTTGTGTGCATGGCTACGTTTTAGTAGCCTTGTTTTGAGActgtttttcttgttttcttctaAGAGAAATTACTGCTCTGCAGCAGAAGCTGCTCTCATCTGAGGAGACAATTCAGAAGCTGTTGAATGTCATCCAGAAAAAAGATGACTTAATTGTACAGCTGAAGCACAGGAGTCATCTTCTGACTAAAATCTGCAGAAACCGACCCATCCTGGACAGTCTTCTGTCTTACATGGCAGAAGGGGAACAGTTAAGTACCTTTCCAGTGACCCAAAGTGATTCCAGTTCTCCAGTTCATGATGAGTTCCAGGAGTCAAACTGCATCACCAACCAGATATCAAAGAACAAAGACTTCTCTCTCAGTGAAGATGACCTGGAAGATCAGGAATTGGATACAAGCCAGGTTGGGACGACAGTGTGAACTGAGTGTGGAACATGTCGTTTATTACAAATACTCCAGTTCTGATTTTCAAACTTCCTTCTGTTTTTAATCTTGTCCTGAAAGAACTGGGTTCAGATGGgagtctgtcccccacccccgcagttCTTGCAAGTATAGAAAAGGCTACCTCCTTCATTGAGGACTCAGGAAAGTGGCTACTTGAGTGGATACTAACCCTTGTTGAAATGGGAACTTATGGGTTTTCCACTGTTCCTTTATCATGGGGATATTTTCATTCATCCTGTCCTTCAGTATTTACTTTCCTCTGTGACACAAAACACTTCATGTTAAGGAAACTTAAGTCAAATGCTATATGCATAGTAGATCTTCCAGCACTGGTGGCCAAATGTATCTCCATCGACTTTCAGCTTCTGTTGGCCTAAGTGCTGCTCCTCATCCAGGTTTGCTGTATATCAAAGCCATAGACAGTGATTGATTAGAGCAGGAtcttttctgggaagtttggctGCATTGGTTTTAGTTCTATGTTGAATTCCTAAcctgatgttttgtttttgagattaGATTTGTTAGTTAAGATTAATCCAAATCTTTTCTTTTGCTCTGTGGAGTTAGCACAGAAAGATGGAAACTAGTGTATAGGTTTGAGGCAGATTCACAATGTAAATGGAGGGAATCCATTTTCTGAAATTCACCTTCTTTCCAGATTGTCTTGTCTGTTTTAAAATTAGAGTGGAGGAATTAATGGGAAAATATCGCATTCATTAGTAAGAGGTGTAGCCACTACAGTTGGTGGTGGGATTTTAAGGAATATTATGCATAAAGTTAAGTTTCTGGGTAGAAGGGTTGGTTTCTGACTTGATCACTCTGACTTGCATTTAAAACTTGGTAGAAAAATTAATCTAttttaagctttttaaaattctgcctcttACGGCTTTAAGATTGGCACCagtcactgcatggaaactttGCTGCTGCACAAAGTGGCCAGCTGTAACCTCTCTGCCTTTGTCTGGAACATGTAGATTTTCTCTGTGGTCTAACCAGATTTCTTTTCCAAATTCATCTTGTTTAAACTCTCTGACTGACAGCAGCTCAATATGCAATTCCCTGTAGCTGGCTAAGTACTTTCTTATATCTATCATAAAGACCTGCTTTTATATGGGACGTTCATTGTTCAGAATTCTTCAGCGGGAAACAAAATGTGAGAATGGTTATTCGACTTCAAATAGGAGTAAAGGAAAATCTCTTAAAATTCCTTTTTGAGAAACTCTTATAAACACATGCAACATATTTATACCCCAGAGTGAATTTCCTGTATTTTTATCAATCTAAAATCCTTGACTACTTTTGGTTACTAAAGATTCCTTTGCATTTTTTGCAAAACAGGGTTTTGGCAATTATGTTCTTGCCAAATACTAACTCAGGTAAATACATTCTGCCTCCATATAATCTCTGCCATTTACAGTAAATAAATAATTCTTAACTTCATCAGATGTGTGGGAACAGTGCTGGTGACACAGGATGGATACAGTTACATACAGTGAGAATGGTATTTTTGTAGTGGGAGGAGTGACCTCTCTTTGAAGAGTTTATAAAAGCACTTGGTGATTTGGGATTATAGGTGCTATGTAAACATAAGGGATTATTTATCTCTTTACAAGTCTAAAGTAAATGTGCAACTTCTTGTGAACATGTACATTATGCAGGTCTGGCCCAGTCTATGTGGTGTCCCTTCAATGTAAACAATCAATCTTCAGTGCAATAAGAATATCCCAGTGtatttttcattctgaaattAGATGTATACAATTTTGCATCTGCCTATATAGAGTTAGGAATTCCTTTGTAGTTTGTCAGATTCAGATGCAGATATTTGCACTTAACAGAAAAAGAACATCTTGCTCTCTTACAAGATGTCTCTCTTTCCCAGTGGAGAAGAAGGGGTCAGAAAGGACCCAACTGTGTGCAATGGCAAGAAAGACAACTGACTCAAATATGTGTCCAAAGCAATAATACTACTCTTTGTTTAAGCTGCAAGTGCTCTTGTCATGACCCTGGTGCAAAGGATACAAGATATGGTGGGAcagtcagccttttgaagcttcaACCACTATCTCATTACACGCCTTGCCTCTTCTAGTTGTCAGAGTTTGGGATGCGTAACTCCCTCCACAGCAAAATAGACTATAACCCTAATTAGCATATGTATGTTTACTTGTTACTATTGTACAATTAGGGTGCAAGAAAAAATGTAGGACCAAGGGAGCTCAAATTAATCTTCTTAAAACTGTAACAGTCAGGCAATTGGACAAAATGGatttgaagcactggaatgggttacctagggaggtggtggaatctctgtccttacaggtttttaaggtcaggcttgacagagccctggcttgGGTGATCtagttggggatcggtcctgctttgagcagggggttggactggttggactagatgacctcctgaggtcccttccaaccctgatattctatgattctatttgtgGCCTGTGAAACCCTAATGGGAAAGATAAAACTACATTTAGTTGTGTGCTGTGTCTGCCTTTATTGGCACTGATCTCATACACTGGTAAAGTTCTTAAGGCTCTGTCTTTGTGGCTAGTGTATTAAAGCTGTCACTataccagaggtaggcaacctatggtacgctgattttcagtggcactcacactgctcaggtcctggccGCCAGTTtggggggctctgcgttttaatttaattttaaatgaagcttcttaaacatttttaaaaccttatttgctttacatacaacagtagtttagttatatattacagacttataggaagagaccttctaaaaatgttaatgtattactggcacgtggaaccttaaattagagtgaataaatgaggactcggcacaccacttctgaaaggttgctgacccctgcactatcATTTGGCCCTAATGAGACATAGTCATTTTCAAAACAACCTGACTACACTGGTGGATTTTGAGAGCAGATTTTTCAAAGTGCTCTAAACAGAAAGCTCTGCTCAACTATTGAATCTGATGGCTACAGAATAACAAAGCTGAAGTTGCAAAAGTATTTAAACTATGCTGAAGTCATTCCATGGCCTTGAACCAAAATGTTCTTAAAAGCTCTATATCCATTCGTTCTCTACAGTGAAATTGATTCCACAGGCAGCTCCATATCTGCAGATCTCTAAAGAAGGAAGAATCCAAATCCCAAGCAGATATACATACTTTAAATACTTTGAGAAAGAGGATGATATTGTACATTCCTTCAGCTCCTGTCCAATTCagagtttttaaaatcttttgcCTTCCTTAACTTTCCAGGCCTCTTTCTAAACTTTAAGGATGTAAACTTGTGTCAACGTTTCATCCATTTATCATCTGTTTGTTACAGTGGGTGAAGGGCTAAGCAATTAGTtactattttaaataaaaactcatttaaagttttttttttcttactgatTATCATGGCAGTGTCATCCAGCTGCCTgcttttattgttttttgttGCATTTGCATCTGTCCTCGCTTAAGTTTTTCTTGCCGGATACAAAATAAAGATATTTTGGCATATTCAAGTCACGTTGTTTCCATAGGTTTTCTTTGCCTCTTCAGTTTTAAGTGACTCAACTGGTCAGCAACACACAGGGACCATTTGTCCAGTGTTTTCACTAGACTATTTGCTTTTGTATCATCTCATCTGATCGCCTTTCAAACCTGGCCCCTCTAGTTTGAAATGccctgtacctattgggttccgggAAGTGGGTGCACGGAAGcccacccactgctaaaggatctCCCGCTAAGCCTAAGGggaggttaccctgctcctgccctgaagggcttaaaacagccctgtgCCTGGGAGCTGCTAAGATGGGCTGAttggaaagtggctgcagctgggtcaCACCCCAGCAGGCCCGGCtggtccctataaaaggctgtgagccaaaggcccagaagatatatatatatatatctgtctctctctctctctctgcattcagagggagatgggcctggctgcagggagctagaggcagagtacctgagtggagcagggctggggacaggctgaggagctccagcctggaaagactGCAGCCTAGCATAGGCCAATTGGtgctgggggttgcagagggcagcccaagggtaggccaaggcagcagctccaaaccctccttgccagtgctgaatagctgatactgcagtctgccccagggtgtgggggctagatgatgactggtaGCCTTATACTGaagtgaggtgggaatagtgggtgggggttccctggggaggggagaccctaagactgaggggttactgccagggggcaccggatccagggagggacacgggggccaggggccaggcggatcaccagcctgcaaaGGGCGCTCCGGGGCTGgaccgagctaattcccagaagtcaccagcagatggtgccgcaggggtgagtccgcatgtCTTATATGCCCTTTTCCCCGGCATTGGTAAATAATTCTAGTTGTTCTTTGAAAGTGAACACATTTGCAAAACACAACTAGCTATTGTTTTCTGACCTTCCTAGTCCCCTGGGATGTTTTGTTTATGATCCTTTCAAGATATACAATTACTATTGACTCTCCCTGTTAcaatatggggggagggatagctcagtggtttgtgagGGGGCcattaagggggccatttagggatctggggcaaaaatctggggattagtcctgctttgagcagggggttggactagatgacctctggaggtcccttccaaccctgagattctatgaatatTGTCACCTATCACCCAATTCACCtttatgaaaggagtgtgaaccCAGTGCTCCCATCACTTACCTGCTGTAGAATCTCCTTTGCATATTGATAGGTGCAGTCCTGGACTTCCAACTGTCCAGCACATGACTCTATATAACGTGTGAGTGGTGAAGGAGAGTTGGCACCAACATCCAGGAGCTCAGTCATTGCTGACAGTACCTAGAGCCATTATTGTTTCCAGTTGTAGGAAACAGTACATTATTTAATATAAAACCCCCTTGATGAAGGTTGACAGCTGGGTTGTAAATTTCCCTTTATTGTCCACATTTATTGTATGTGCCACTTTTTCTTGTAGCCAAAGGAagggtggggctgtgtgcagacTGTTGAAGTCTTTCATAACCATATGCAAGGGAACTGTTGGTCCTTTAGTAAAActcagtggggtttttttggttggctgCTCCCAgtgccaaaagaaaggggaagggttgatgggaaatcaggactcagagactgacagtcccctggaaTAATGGGgggaggccaatgctccaggtcagccagATTGAGAGAGTGGGCAGGTTAATggagtcaggaggccagagggggggctgagctggggagcaaggCCACGGCAGCCAGAGAAGCAGTTCAGggagcagagagcaacaaaagcCAGAAAAGCAGCCTTGGAAGCCGGTCAGTACTGGGAACAGAGACACAGAAGCAACCCACAGAGCAGACCTGTACTGGGAatagagctgcagcaaccagagccagaggggccagaaaggcagatcagggggctggaggcagagcagcatcagtgctgaggcagagtggagttggggctggagcagtccggggccgggtgcagtgagcagctggggagagtgcgcagggaccctgggcagtaggcccagcacagggagacacccccagccaagatgCCGTGCAGGTCAGACTTGGAGGGGCATCATAACCctgatatgggggggggggagagggagctgatgctgggaagaagggtcctggcACCTGAAGGcatgtggccaccaccagagaAAGTGTCTAgcccaccctgcagcacagccagggcctgagaaggaggcctgggacatgtgagaaACAGACTGAACTTCCCTGACATTCCAGAAATGCTGGTTGTGATGTTCCCGTaccacagagcggggtgatgtgtttccctttaacctttcccattttttccttattttttttaaattggttgctgtttaataaattgtttcctttgaactgtatgtaatgatcagtgagtcagggaagcatccagtgtggatagagcaccccggagtggggacaccctagctcCTGCCGTaagcaggggtggcaggtttgtataatttttggtgttGTCCAGAATGGGTCCATGtcccgtcccccctcccccactcctgtcTTGTAAGCtgagatatatatattttaaattaatgtaaaaaTGGACCGGAAACCGTAAGCATTTAACAGTTTTCCTATATTTCACAATGTGGGGGTGTAAGGGGGGGATgatggctggggatgaggggtgtggggggataagggctctggggtggggctggggatgagggctgtggggctagggcaaagggtttgggtgtggggggatgaggggtttgtggtatgggagggggtcagggctggggcagaaggagtgTGGAGGTGAGGACtgtgaggtggggttggggatgaggggttcatggtgcaggagggggctcagggctagggcagagggctggggtggggggtgagggcactggctgggggtgtgggcccagggatggggatgaggcctttggggtgcagacaggctgccctggggctgggaccagagagaaggactccaCAGTCCCCCGAGCCCTCTCCacgctggcagcagcaagctctgggggagggggccctCCCTCGCCCCTGGCAGCACTCACCCAGCGCTGTCACTgcacctgctccaggggtgagctggagccggttcacatgaactggttgttaaatttagaagcggttttagaaatGCTCGtaaactggcttccctgcgagggaagctttgatgggctctggccgggaagcctgtaattcctcctcccggccgccggggggtgCTGCGCTGCAGGAGCCATgtgggctgcctcctggccctgttgctgctgctgctccttggacctctggccctggggctcctgctgctgcctggggggttcccggctgctcccagccccgtgtGAGTAATGccctcccccggcccctgcccacagccactgccaccccccctgcctgcacccccccgccttccctgcccacagccactgcCACCTCCAGCCCACCACAGCTGCTGCCACCTcctacccctgccacagcccctgccacagcccctgccatccctcctaccccgccacagcccctgcccccagcccctgctcccctgcctgcacccccgccttccctgcccacagcccctgccatccctccagcccctgccacagccgcccctgcccccagccgctgCCAACGCCAGCCTCTCcaatccctcctgcccctgcccacagcccctgtcatcccctgcccacagcccctgccactccCCTGCCATCCCTAATGCCCCCGGCCCACAGCCCCTGTCGCCCCTGCCCacacccacagccgcccctgccacagcccctgcccacagccagcccctgccacagccactgccacccccctgcccccagcctctcccatccctcctgcccctgccacccctgccacagccagcccctgtcaccccctgcccacagcccctaccctccctcctgtcccctgcccacagcccctgccatcccctgccatcccctgcccacacccacagccgccccctgccacagccagcccgtcACCCCCcttgcccacagccagccactgccacccctgcccccagcctctcccatccctcctgccacagcccctgccactcccctgccatccctcctgcccacagcccctgccatccctccAGCCCACACCCACAGctaccccctgccacagccagcccctgtcaccccccctgcccacagcccctgccatccctcctgtcccctgcccacagcccctgcccatcctgcccacagcccctgccaccccacagcccctgccattccTTCTGCCCCCTTgtcacagcccctgccaccctccctgccccctgccacaccccctgccctgtgcccacaGCCCCTACCATCCCTACTTCCCCCTGCCCACAACCCCCTGCtacctccctgcccacagccagcccttgcccacagcctctgccccctgccacagtctctgcctgcagccagcccctgcccacagcctctgccatcccccctgccaccctcccgacctctgccacagccccttgCCCCTTggctcctgttgcagccagcccgttcacactccctgcctccagctagccctgccccacgcccctgtctgcagccagccccatgtccactggtgccctgcagttctcaaGGCAaaaaccctgcacacctgcttcaatgagggggggcagggagcagctgggacccacacatgtgcacaccctagagtgaccagacagcaagtgtgaaaaatcgggacggggtgaggggtaataggagcctatataagaaatagacccaaaaattgagactattcctataaaatcgggacatctggtcaccctagcacactcccaggaagtggcggggacccacacatgtaaaacggagctcatttctagttcaggcccatctttttaaaaaagaactttaggtcgggttaacatacatctgtattttcccagagatgttaggcttttaggttcttaaatcgctgtctgggtggtaaattttaaaaattcctcccgggaagatacggacgtatggtaaccctattgggacaaaaaatacatactgtggcacatcccttaaatcagaactttttatagggagccggttgttaagattttagcagctcatcactgacatGCTCCTAGGGGCCAGGCCCCTCTCAGGTCCGGGAAGCCCCCTCGGCCCAAtgtggtgagtgctgggggaagGCTGCCATCATGTGTTTGCCTCCTccctcagcctgcccccagcactgcttcCTCTTGTAGCTGGCAGTGGCCGGCGAGGGAGCACAGCGCGGGGTCAGGGCAGCTGCACAGGGCGCAGGAAGGGATACTCTGGGGGAGGCAGGTGTGGCCTGGGGAGAGACCTGGCCTGAACATTGGTGGAACTAGGCCCccaggccctgaatttgctggaacCTCGGCACCGCAGGCTCATATAATTTGCCATCCCTGGTCCTAAGTGACTTTGACAAGGTTGGGGGTTGAGGCCCCAGGAATCCcaggcccagccttgttggggttacaaggactctgccacgcaggagagtggaaggggagcccttgaggtcAGGAAGGCCTCTAAGCGAGGAcccagatcctttcactagccaattTCACTGGGGTAGTGTATAAGTTAGGAAAGTGTCAGAGGAGCGGCCgtgttggtctggatctgtaaaagcagcaaagaatcctgtggcaccttatagactaacagatgtattggcggCTTATACACTACCCCAGTGAAATTGGCTAGTGAaagctccaaaacgtctgttagtctataaggtgccacaggattctttgctgcttgaaccAAATAAGTCTTCTGAAGAAAGAGAGCCCTCTGCCAACAAATcctgggaatagtgggtgggggttccctagggaggagACACCCtgagagtgaggggttactgccagggggcagcaccccaggtaaaagggcaccgggtccagggaaggacacgggggccagaggacaggacgctccagagctggactgagctaattcccagaagtcaccagcagatggcgccgcaggggtgagtccgcatgtCTTATATGCCCTTTTCCTGGCATTGGTAAATAATTCTAGTTGTTCTTTGAAAGTTAACACATTTGCAAAACACAGCTAGCTATTGTTTTCTGACCTCCCTAGTCCCCTGGGATGTTTTGTTTATGATCCTTTCAAGATATACAATTACTATTGACTCTCCCTGTTAcaatatggggggagggatagctcagtggtttgcgcattggcctgctaagcccagggttgtgagttccctccttgagggggctatttagggattggtcctgctttgagcagggggttggactagatgacctctggaggtcccttccaaccctgagattctatgaatatTGTCACCTATCACCCAATTCACCTTTATGATTGTAAATCTGCTGCTGCAGGACAATCAACTCTACATATAACATGCTGCAGAGTACAATCTTATTGGCAGAGCTGGCAT
This sequence is a window from Mauremys reevesii isolate NIE-2019 linkage group 26, ASM1616193v1, whole genome shotgun sequence. Protein-coding genes within it:
- the VMAC gene encoding vimentin-type intermediate filament-associated coiled-coil protein, with translation MSAPPAVQIREANAHLAALHGRVAELERRLGAAERTVRGQAQSLIRKDGELRAALRELAAAKDREITALQQKLLSSEETIQKLLNVIQKKDDLIVQLKHRSHLLTKICRNRPILDSLLSYMAEGEQLSTFPVTQSDSSSPVHDEFQESNCITNQISKNKDFSLSEDDLEDQELDTSQVGTTV